GTCGAACCAGTCGCCGATACCGACGTGGTCGAGCACCGGCTCACAGAGGAACTCCTGGCAGTGCGTGACCAGCCCGACTGGTTTGTCAAGTTCGGCGACGAACGCCGCGTCCTCGTGTAAATACGTCTGCTCGGCCCGCACCTGCGGGTCCTCCTCGGCGTGGAACGCGTCCCAGAACTCCCGTGGATCGATACCCCACTCGAGTAGCTGTCGGTCGCGCGAGCCGGTGAGGCCGTTCCAGAGGATGTCGGCCTCTGTGTCGGTGAACTCGCGGCCGAGACGGTCGCCGACGCGGTCGAATACGCCACGGGTGTAGGACCACTCGACGTCGACGAGGGTGCCGTCGAGGTCGAGCAGCCAGAAGTCGTACTCGTCGTCATCGTGCACGTTCTGGGTGGCCATCGGGACACTGCACTACGGTTTTCGTGAGTAAATGTGTACCGATTCGCTGAACGATTTTGGCGGCTGACAGCTGGGAGTGGTGGCTGCTGTCGATGCGTTGGCGGGTTCACGTGCTCCGGCTACGCAGACGATCGGAGACGAAGAGACGGACCGTCACGCAGACGGCTCGTCGAGGTCCTCCTCGACGCGGATACTCGAACCGAGGTACTTCGAGAGCACTTCGGAGACGGTGTCGGCTTTGAACGCCGTCAGATCGTCCGCGATTTCCTCCTTGAGGGCGTCCATGTACGCCTCGTCGGCCTGCAGTTCGCTGAACGAGACGTCCTCGACGGGGAGGTCGAGCCAGTCTTCTGCGAGTCGGCGCGCGTGGGCCTCGTCTGCGATCTCGCCGCGCCAGAGCGTATCTCGGAAGAATCGCCAGCCGCCGGTTCCCGGTGCCGGTGCCTCGCGGGTGACGGTAACGGTGGTCGTCTCAGTCCCGGGTTCGAGCGAGATGCCGGGCTGAGAAGGTTGGAGTCGGACACGGACCCTGAAGACGTATTGTCCGTACATCGTACGTTTGCTGACGCGTTCCAGCTACTCAATGGTGGAGGTGGCGACTCACGGGTGGTGATGGCAGTGACAGTGGCAGTAGCAGTCGCGGTCACAGCTGACGACTGCACAGGCGAACCGACGACTAGTGCGTAGTGAGGCCCTCACAGGGCAGGATCGAAAAACTGCGAACCGGTGTGCGGGTACGGTATGGTACCCGGTATGCGGTGCGGTGTGCGGTGTGCGGTATGCTGTATGCGGTATGCAGTATACAGTCCGCCTATGCGTTGCGCTCGGACTCGATCAACTCTGCCATCTCCGTATCTGCATCCGTAATGCCGCCTTCCTCGTGGGAGGTCAGCCGAATCTCGACTTCCGAGTACCGAATCGTGATCTCGGGGTGGTGGAACTGCGATTCGGCGATCTCGCCGACCATCTGGGCGAAGTTGACGCCGCGAAGGTAGTCGTCGAACTCGTAGACGCGAACGATCTCGTCGCCGTCCCGGTCCCACTCGTCCGGAAGCTGTGCCTCGATTTCGTCGTCTGCCAAGAGATCAGCCATAGTCTTCCGAACGAAGCCCACTCAAATAATGATTGTGCCATGTCGGATTGCGTGACACATTCGGCACTCACTGTACGCCTTCAGTCCACCCAACCGTGAGAGAGTCCTGATAGCAGCAAATTTCGGCCTCGCCGTTGTGAGTGACCAGTTCCAGACCAGCGGTTGCTCGAGTGTCCAGTCGCTACCAGCCGGTTTCCAGTCAAGCAGGAGAACTCAGTCCGTAGTCCGCAGTCCGCATTTCGTAGTCCGTAGTCCACAGCCCGATCAGTCGTCGTCAGTCGCCTCGAACGCCGCCTCCGTGCGCTGTGCAGTCTGCGTTCGCTCCAGCAGCGACGGTCCATCCTCGTCACCGAAATCGGGGTCGAACAGCTGGAGGGCAGTATTGATCGTACTCCAGTCGTCCTCGGCCGCCGCCTCGCGCAAACTCCGCGTTGGTGGTGCGAGCAGCTGATTCACCAGCGCGTCGGCCATCGCCTCGACGACCTCGCGCTGGGCCGGCGTGAACGACTCGCCCTCGAGTTGGGACAGCGCCGTCTCGAGTTCCCGCTGTTTGATCTGGGCTGCGGATTCGTACATCGCGCCGATGACCTCGTCGGCACGAGCCCGTTTGTACTGGTCACAGAGCAGGTCGAACTCGCGGTCGATCATCGCCTCGACCTCGCGTGCGGCGTCGGCGCGCTGCTTGCGGGTCTCCTCGGTAATCGTCTCGAGGTCGTCTAAGTCGTAGACGGTGATGGCGTCGAGGGCATCTATCGTCGGGTCGACGTCGCGCGGTTGGCCGAGGTCGACGACGACGCGTTCGGAACTGGAAACCGTTGCGTCCTCACCGACCATGGCGTCCTCGCTGTCCGTCCCGACGAAGTGCCGTCGGCAGACTACCGGCTCGTCGCTGCCGGTCGCCGCCACGATCACGTCCGCTCTCGCTGCGAGGGTATCGAGGGACTCGAGTGGAACGGCACGCGTGTCGTCGTGGTCGACGTCCGAGATGAGGTGTTCGGCGCGCGAAACAGTTCGGTTCGAGACGACGAGTTCGTCGACGCCGGCGTCGGCGAGGCTGCGTGCGGCCAGTTGACCCATCTCGCCTGCACCGACGACGAGCGCGGTCGCGCCCTCGAGCGATACTGTCTGGCCGGCGAGTTGGGTCGCGGCCGAGCCGAGCGAGACGATGCCCTCGTTGATCTTGGTCTCGGTTCGGGCGCGCTCGCCGACGTGAATGGCCTTCGTGACGGCCGGCTCGAGCATGGTGCCGATGCCGCCGGCAGCGCGGGCGTCCTCGTAGGCCGTGCGAACCTGGCCGATGATCTGGTCCTCGCCGAGGACGACGGACTCGAGTCCGGTTGCGACGCGAAGCAGGTGTGTGAGGCTGTCGTCGTGGTCGGTGATGACGAGTGGGTCTTGGTCGTCGACAGCAGCGAAGAATTCAGAGAGTGCTGTGCGGCCAATGACGGGGTCGGAGGCAACGACGTAGGCTTCGACGCGGTTGCACGTCGAGAGCACGTAGGCCTCGTCGATGCCGGATGCCGAGCAGAGTTCTGCGACGGCAGCCTGCTGGCTGTCGGGACTCGCGGCTGCGAGATCGTCGACGGTGCCGCTCTCGTGTGTGACGCGGCCTGCGGTGACGACGCCCGCCGGAATCATCGCTGCTCACCCCTCGATAGATACTCCTCACCCAGCACGTCCTCGATCACTTGTCGAACATTCGGATCTCCAGCACGTAAAGCTGTCCAAACCGCCGGAGAATTGACGACGTCGGTGACGAGTTCGCGCCGGCGG
The DNA window shown above is from Natrialba magadii ATCC 43099 and carries:
- a CDS encoding HAD family hydrolase; this encodes MATQNVHDDDEYDFWLLDLDGTLVDVEWSYTRGVFDRVGDRLGREFTDTEADILWNGLTGSRDRQLLEWGIDPREFWDAFHAEEDPQVRAEQTYLHEDAAFVAELDKPVGLVTHCQEFLCEPVLDHVGIGDWFDARLCCTEQTGWKPDPQPVERVMNDLGVAENGHRGVLAGDGANDVGAAWNAGLDAIHIERVGHDRRGQCVLGDYRVETFDELF
- the lwrS gene encoding LWR-salt protein, which encodes MYGQYVFRVRVRLQPSQPGISLEPGTETTTVTVTREAPAPGTGGWRFFRDTLWRGEIADEAHARRLAEDWLDLPVEDVSFSELQADEAYMDALKEEIADDLTAFKADTVSEVLSKYLGSSIRVEEDLDEPSA
- the hemA gene encoding glutamyl-tRNA reductase, with product MIPAGVVTAGRVTHESGTVDDLAAASPDSQQAAVAELCSASGIDEAYVLSTCNRVEAYVVASDPVIGRTALSEFFAAVDDQDPLVITDHDDSLTHLLRVATGLESVVLGEDQIIGQVRTAYEDARAAGGIGTMLEPAVTKAIHVGERARTETKINEGIVSLGSAATQLAGQTVSLEGATALVVGAGEMGQLAARSLADAGVDELVVSNRTVSRAEHLISDVDHDDTRAVPLESLDTLAARADVIVAATGSDEPVVCRRHFVGTDSEDAMVGEDATVSSSERVVVDLGQPRDVDPTIDALDAITVYDLDDLETITEETRKQRADAAREVEAMIDREFDLLCDQYKRARADEVIGAMYESAAQIKQRELETALSQLEGESFTPAQREVVEAMADALVNQLLAPPTRSLREAAAEDDWSTINTALQLFDPDFGDEDGPSLLERTQTAQRTEAAFEATDDD
- a CDS encoding 4a-hydroxytetrahydrobiopterin dehydratase → MADLLADDEIEAQLPDEWDRDGDEIVRVYEFDDYLRGVNFAQMVGEIAESQFHHPEITIRYSEVEIRLTSHEEGGITDADTEMAELIESERNA